The genomic region AAAAAACGAAACAGTCATTTCATTGCAACTGAACTCTACGTCTGGCCGCTGGTTCCCTTCTCGAAGAGATTGCAACGGCTAACTGGGTTAATCGGTGCCGACGAATAATCCAGAACGAAATTGTTTCGCGGCTCCTCGAAACTTTGATAGACGAGAGAGGCGTTTTCGGGGCGTTCTAAGATCGAAACACGGCTTGTTCGCAGAGAAGGGTAACTTCCTGGCCCTGGATCTGGGCGGCACGAACTTCAGGGTACTCCTGATCACTCTGGACTGCATGAACTTCGACATGAAGAGCAAAATTTACGCGATACCGCAGTCCCTGATGCTGGGCACCGGCACGCAGCTGTTCGATCACATAGCCCAGTGTCTGGCGTTGTTCGTCAAGGACCTGAACCTGCAGGACGAGCTGCTCCCGTTGGGTTTCACCTTCAGCTTCCCGCTGACCCAGGAGGGCCTGACGAAGGGTTACCTCGCTAGGTGGACCAAGGGATTCAATTGCAGCGGCGTGGTGGGCGAAGACGTGGTCGCTCTTCTCGAAGCGGCGATAAACAGAAGAAACGTGAGTAACCGCGAATCGACGTTTCGTATCGCGCGTCGTCTAATTCGGGCTCCGTTGTTGTTTCGCGGTCGTGTTCCCCCTTCGAATTGGCGTATTTATCGTTGATAATTTCGCGGGGGTTACGAAACAACGGAATCCGGGAACAACGAGACGAAAGCGTATTGGTCGCGCGCGTGGATAACAGCGCGAACAATCGTGGAGAACGCGCCGGTAATCTCGATTTTGTTGTGCAGGACGTTAAAATCGACGTGTGCGCTATTCTGAACGACACCACCGGCACGTTAATGTCATGCGCTTGGAAAAACAGGAACTGCCGTATCGGAATGATCGTCGGTGAGTGTGTACACAATTAATCAACGAAAGGCTTAAGTTCTATTGTCGGAAGAAGGAAAATATGAACTCGAGGCAAATCTGTACTTTGTCCGGGACGAACATACGTGCTCGGCTGTTTTTAACAATCGTTGTTATCTTCGTAATTCGACGTCTCTTGAACTCCGGATGACGTTCGACGCTAGAAACTATGTACCGAGCCATGAGAGACGATTGGtttctcatttttattttattttcaaatctccGATACTGTACAAATGTTTTCGTCAGAAATTTTCATACGAACCTCTTCGTTCGAAcatacattgtaataaaaagaaaataatatatgaaatatataaaaagtattattaaaaaaatcacaGGAAATTTAAATAGATTCAATCTCGCGATTATTGTGAAATCTTCGTGGAGGAAACGAACGGAATTCGCGACACCGGTCAGCCTCGACGAAGTATTGAGAATGAGATTTCGATGGAACATTGTTAGGGGAAATTTCGCGATGCTGATCGAGCCAGCgatcattcgttcgattgtttctgTGCATTCAGGTACGGGCGCAAACGCCTGCTACGTCGAAAACGTGAAGAACGTGGAATGCGCGATTCCTGGGAATTACTCAGAAAACAAGCCGCACATGCTGATCAACACCGAATGGGGTGCTTTCGGAGAGGGTGGCGTTCTCGATTTCGTCGTGACGGAGTTCGATCAAGCGATCGACGACCATTCGATCAACAAGAAGAAACAGCTGTTCGAGAAAATGATCTCCGGAATGTACATGGGCGAGCTGACGAGGTTGGTCATCGAGAAGTGCGTCGACGCCGGCCTGCTATTCGGCGGCAGGTCTGCCCCCGATCTCAAAAAGCGCGGCAAATTCTTCACCAAATACGTTTCCGAAATCGAAAAGTGAGTGTTGCAGACGTTAAACGCGATCCATCGAATTTCTTCTCCCTCGTCAGCGTGATAGTTTTTACGGCAGGGTAGCGAAGCCAGTTACCGCGGGGTAACCAATCGCTGTGCCGTTTTTTATCTTCgagtataattaactttatacttATCGTACGAGACTTACCAAatctttttattcaaattcaattgtttatttatatattaaaattaaacggTATAAAAGACGGAGGTTCTTAAAATACCGCAGAAATTATTTCACTCTTTCTTCTGCGGagctaataataatatgataagctataatatatatatatatatataataataataataataataataataataataataataatatagtaagcgaataagcttaagaaaatactgaacgaatgaagatcgtTATTcggttaaataaataataatttggaTATACGAAGACGTTGACGGGGgaaaattattctatatatacgTGCGATCCTTCGAAAGGACTGTTCAAAAACGCCGTTTCTTTTCAGCGATCCCAAAGGTAAATACACAAACTGCCGCGAGGTTCTGGCGGAGCTGGGTATACGAAACGTAAGCGACCAGGATTGCGAGAACATCAGGTACGTTTGCTCGGTGGTGTCGAGGAGGGCCGCTCATCTTGCCAGTGCTGGTATCGCCACCCTTCTCAACAAAATGGGAGAGGACCAAGTCACGGTCGGCATCGACGGTTCGGTCTACAGATTTCACCCACACTTTCACGATCTTATGACCGAAAAAATTAGTCAACTACAGAGTCACAAGGTGAGCGTCGCCGGGATACATTGCACGTTCCTTTTATTTCGCTGGGAAAATACAGTTTCGGTGATGCGAACAGGgcatttttttctatttcacaCTGGCCTATCGCGTTACAGAAGATTCCTTTACGTTTCCGTTCCCGAGTTAGTCTTTCTCGGTAGCTGTCGCGAAATAGCCTAAAATATCGTTCGAATTGTCATCGAACTTTCTATTTTATACCTCGAGATCGCGTCTCGTAACTAAGAGAACGAAGACGAGTCGCAGCGTGGCTCGATAACAAACGACTTTATAAAACTGTTCATAGTTGAATCATTAATCATCCTTGAATCATGAATTACGATCGAACGATCGCGCGTTTCACAGAGTATGTAATCCGATGTCCCAATGAACCGgtccgtttattttgaaagtggcataagtcacttcaccgttaatgaaaagtggtgatttttttaatgtttatacgaaattatttataccgagaaaaatatcagtatcctgagataacaaatacaagtaaatcatctcgaaagttagcattcatatttttaaacttgttaaaacgcaaacccttgaatatatcgacttaaaaacaaagcgacttatgccactgtCAAAATAAATGGCTCAACTATTGACAGTATTAGAACATTCTTCCTCTCCGTTAAGATCCGGAAAGAATTGGAACGTCGCTAAACAGATTCAATTTAACAGCTGCGATATTCGCCGAGTTCTCGGAGGCCGACGTCAATTGACTTGCTCCTTTGTTTGCAGTTCGACCTGATGCTGTCGGAAGATGGTAGCGGACGTGGTGCAGCGCTGGTCGCCGCAGTAGCCGCGTCGAATCGGTGAAGATAACGGCTGTGCCCAGTCTACTCAAAACCAGCTTAAATTAAGTTAGACACTGTGACAACTACATACGACACGGAAACACAGAACACCTaaatacacacacacaaataCGCGCGCATAtatacagacagacagacacacACACTCGTCGATAACACAGACAAGAATGCTTGAGAGAAAAAAGTCatgcatatatatgtatatgccgAGGATGGAAGCAAAATATCGCGGCGAGCTAGCGAGGAAACTTGTGAATAAAGTATGATCGCGAGCGAGATTGTGTGCGAGAGaatcgtgagagagagagagagagagagagatcgcgtGAACCAGAGAATGATAGTGGTGAAGAAATTGTACAGCAAAGAAACGGAACGAAGAAGGAaaagagaggagatacgaaggAGCAGCGTGCACTCGTTTGTACATAGTAGACCGAAGAGAACGTAGCCTAGATCGTGTCGAGGATCGTCGTCGATCGTCGTCGATCGTCGAGAATCGGCGTCAGGACGTCGATGATCATCCGGTTCGGCATTCGTGTCGTTTCTGCAGATCGCAACATCGAAGAAGAGCGGATCTCCGGGCGATTCGACCGGGGCGATATCGAACAGAGCCGCGCTGCTTCGAATTCGATTCGACATCGATGTCGGCCATGAAATTGCACGGGTCGGCGCATTCGACGGACACCGAACTACTGCCAGAGTTGCAGCCAGGTTGCAGCCGGGAGCGGATTCGAGAAGGTACAGGTGTTCTAGACGGTGCTGCGCGAACTTCGCGAAGTTCACCGAGACGAAAACGACCCTTTCGGCTGGGCCGCGCCAAAGTACCTGAATAGGACGACGATCTTTCCTGCGGAAACGCCGACGACGAAGGATGCTCGACGCGGAGAGGGTTAAAACTCGATCGAAACATCGGCCGTCCTCGGAATCGCTGGGCCGGCCTCTTCCGTTTCGCGTGTTCGGCGAGGAGGACAGAGAAAACAGACGGATCCTCGGTTCGTAAATCGTTCGCATCGTCGTCGATCCAATCCTATGCAAGCTGTGTGTAATATTTTAGAGGGAGCGCGAGCGCCGGCTGAACAAAAAGAGAGAAGG from Megalopta genalis isolate 19385.01 chromosome 3, iyMegGena1_principal, whole genome shotgun sequence harbors:
- the Hex-A gene encoding hexokinase A isoform X1 — protein: MKNKNGSLFSKICKCYSRKSMDEAAVQPAEEGQTAATTTALSDQIKDICKDLVLSDDQLRKVMERLDIELKKGLGKATHNDSVVKCFTTYVQDLPNGTEKGNFLALDLGGTNFRVLLITLDCMNFDMKSKIYAIPQSLMLGTGTQLFDHIAQCLALFVKDLNLQDELLPLGFTFSFPLTQEGLTKGYLARWTKGFNCSGVVGEDVVALLEAAINRRNDVKIDVCAILNDTTGTLMSCAWKNRNCRIGMIVGTGANACYVENVKNVECAIPGNYSENKPHMLINTEWGAFGEGGVLDFVVTEFDQAIDDHSINKKKQLFEKMISGMYMGELTRLVIEKCVDAGLLFGGRSAPDLKKRGKFFTKYVSEIENDPKGKYTNCREVLAELGIRNVSDQDCENIRYVCSVVSRRAAHLASAGIATLLNKMGEDQVTVGIDGSVYRFHPHFHDLMTEKISQLQSHKFDLMLSEDGSGRGAALVAAVAASNR
- the Hex-A gene encoding hexokinase A isoform X3 codes for the protein MTEEKWDYLNEKWEHIDQPIKDICKDLVLSDDQLRKVMERLDIELKKGLGKATHNDSVVKCFTTYVQDLPNGTEKGNFLALDLGGTNFRVLLITLDCMNFDMKSKIYAIPQSLMLGTGTQLFDHIAQCLALFVKDLNLQDELLPLGFTFSFPLTQEGLTKGYLARWTKGFNCSGVVGEDVVALLEAAINRRNDVKIDVCAILNDTTGTLMSCAWKNRNCRIGMIVGTGANACYVENVKNVECAIPGNYSENKPHMLINTEWGAFGEGGVLDFVVTEFDQAIDDHSINKKKQLFEKMISGMYMGELTRLVIEKCVDAGLLFGGRSAPDLKKRGKFFTKYVSEIENDPKGKYTNCREVLAELGIRNVSDQDCENIRYVCSVVSRRAAHLASAGIATLLNKMGEDQVTVGIDGSVYRFHPHFHDLMTEKISQLQSHKFDLMLSEDGSGRGAALVAAVAASNR
- the Hex-A gene encoding hexokinase A isoform X4, with translation MKMSTLSTSDMIKQEIKDICKDLVLSDDQLRKVMERLDIELKKGLGKATHNDSVVKCFTTYVQDLPNGTEKGNFLALDLGGTNFRVLLITLDCMNFDMKSKIYAIPQSLMLGTGTQLFDHIAQCLALFVKDLNLQDELLPLGFTFSFPLTQEGLTKGYLARWTKGFNCSGVVGEDVVALLEAAINRRNDVKIDVCAILNDTTGTLMSCAWKNRNCRIGMIVGTGANACYVENVKNVECAIPGNYSENKPHMLINTEWGAFGEGGVLDFVVTEFDQAIDDHSINKKKQLFEKMISGMYMGELTRLVIEKCVDAGLLFGGRSAPDLKKRGKFFTKYVSEIENDPKGKYTNCREVLAELGIRNVSDQDCENIRYVCSVVSRRAAHLASAGIATLLNKMGEDQVTVGIDGSVYRFHPHFHDLMTEKISQLQSHKFDLMLSEDGSGRGAALVAAVAASNR
- the Hex-A gene encoding hexokinase A isoform X2 — protein: METVSSRSGPFVRTERSMWKLDQRISRRPKGTIKDICKDLVLSDDQLRKVMERLDIELKKGLGKATHNDSVVKCFTTYVQDLPNGTEKGNFLALDLGGTNFRVLLITLDCMNFDMKSKIYAIPQSLMLGTGTQLFDHIAQCLALFVKDLNLQDELLPLGFTFSFPLTQEGLTKGYLARWTKGFNCSGVVGEDVVALLEAAINRRNDVKIDVCAILNDTTGTLMSCAWKNRNCRIGMIVGTGANACYVENVKNVECAIPGNYSENKPHMLINTEWGAFGEGGVLDFVVTEFDQAIDDHSINKKKQLFEKMISGMYMGELTRLVIEKCVDAGLLFGGRSAPDLKKRGKFFTKYVSEIENDPKGKYTNCREVLAELGIRNVSDQDCENIRYVCSVVSRRAAHLASAGIATLLNKMGEDQVTVGIDGSVYRFHPHFHDLMTEKISQLQSHKFDLMLSEDGSGRGAALVAAVAASNR